Genomic DNA from Gossypium hirsutum isolate 1008001.06 chromosome A01, Gossypium_hirsutum_v2.1, whole genome shotgun sequence:
GGTTCCACGCATTTGACGGCTAAGAGGATTGCCTTCGGTCAGACTGTGATTATTTATGTAGGTGCAGTTATTCAAGGTGCAAAAACTGGAATTATCATTCATCCGATTCATGTCGCAGCAAGCACAGCTCTTGGCACCGTGGCATCTATTCTAGCCATGTTGTTTCCGTACCCTCACTTAGCCTACCGTGAGGTAAGTACCGAGCTGGAATATGAACTTGCTTTGTTTTGCATGGGACTGCATCTATTTTGCATCAAGATTTATGTATTGCATAAGCATAACGAAATAGTGCAATGTTTAGGGTCAAGTTTCATGGTTGTTCATCCTCACCTAGTGCTGTAAAACACTAAAATAGATGCCAATAAACCTTTTCATCAAATATCCAATCATTTTCCTTCTGTCTACAAGATGATGATGAGGATTAcgttaatttcttttctttgttaaaACTAAGAGCATGAAAGTTAAGGTACATCGAAAAGCATGGTCCTTCATAATGCATAAACAGGGAAGCAGAAGAATAGAAAAATCATGAAGCATCAGATTCTTAATACCGCCATAAGGGAGAGTATATCCATATGTAGACCATTCAATTTTGGCCCAAATCTGAAAACTCAACCCAACctgatttaatcataaaaaagtcAACTTGAATCTGTCCAACTAGAACTTGAAATGCGCCAAGCTTGAGTGTCAAATCTGAATGACAAAACCTGAAATGACCCAAATCTGAAATTATCCGACCTGAAAACCTTAACTAGCAAACCCAAATGACCCAAACTCAAAGTAATTCAAACCCAAAACACACCAAATCCAAAACTGACCCGAACACAAAATAATCCgaaaattttaaaacctaaattGATCAAATCCAAAACCAACCTGATCAGCACAATTAACACATCTTTCTATATTCTTTTTTTGACAAATATCtatattctttttgttttgaCTATTGTTTGCTCACATTCCGTTTAATGGTATATCATTGAACTTTCATGCTCAAAGTTGAACTGATATTTTACTTATCAAGTGTCTTCCACTCCCTTCGATAACACACTTTGGCATGTTAGCCAGTGACTATATTAGGAATTAATCAGTAAACTAAAGAAGGATTAAGCCCTTTTCATGAATCTTATTCGTTTTAATATTCAACATTGCCTTTAGTTCAATCAGGGTATCTAATTTAACTGAATATAGTCTAATACTATGAATAGCCCTATCAATTGGACAGGTCAAGTTGATTTTAGATCAGTCATtccagtttttaaaatttttgggtcattttggtTTCAGTTTGTTTTACTTTAGGTCATTTTGGGCTTGAATCATTTGAGTTTGCCAGTCATCTTTTTTGGATTCAATCATCTCGGCTTCAAGTCATTTTTGTTTTGGGTCTTTTTAGGTTTGGTTTAGACAGGATCATTTAGACAGGTTTGTATTGTTATATCAGGCTTAGATTTGGATTAATTGGGTCGAGTTTTGGGGTTCAAGTTAGAATTGACGGGTCTTAATATGGATGTACAGGTAAGAAAGATATGCAGATTCTATGCGGAGAATGCTTCAAACAGGTTTAATCTCTTAGTGGAAGCTTTTTGTGCAAAAGGCGACATGGCAGCGCATAATTTAATAACAGATGCAAGGTTACTCTCTAAAGCAGGAGCCAAGCTAATTGGAAGTATCAAAGATAAACATGTAAGTGAAAAAGCAGTTAAAGAGCTAACCTTTTCTAATCTCTGTCTGAGCTTTTGTTTGAAAGTAACATTGACGAGGTGTTTTCTGTTAACAGGAAGGCATGCTTTGGGAGAAACCTTGGTTGAGATTCTTGAAACCAAAGCGCTCAGATCCTGGAGAGAAACTGAAAGAGATGGATATGCCGATTCAAGGGATGGAATGGGCCTTAACCAATTGCACTTCCTTCCCTGTCAGGATGATGGACGAAGAGCTCGTAAATGTTCTACAAATTGAAAAGAAACAGATTGCTCTAAAACTTGAGCAAGCTATGCGTTCCGTGCCTTTTGATGCAGCAACAACTCCAGATATGAAGGGAGAAAATACAGACAGATCTTTGTGGACCCAAAAAGCCATTTCAACAAACCATGAAGATCTGTCATCCTTCTTCTTCTTGTATTGTATGGAACTCCTACAAGACGGTCCTGCATGCATTTTAAAGAATGGTGAGGAAGCTAAAATACAAGAATCAAGTCAGCCAAAGAAGCAAGGAAAAAGTAGAGTGAAACAGATGCAGAGTTTCCGGAGGGAAAACTTACTTTTCGCAATCAAGTGCTCACTTTCTCTAGGTCTCGCTGTGCTATTCGGTTTGATATATAACAAAGAGAACGGATACTGGTCGGGACTAACAATTGCCATTAGTTTCGTAACAGGGCGACAAGCAACATTTATGGTGGCTAATGCCCGTGCGCAGGGGACAGCCATGGGATCAGTATATGGAATACTATGctgctttatttttaaaaagcttACAGATTTAAGGTTCTTACTTCTACTTCCTTGGATCATTTTCACCAGTTTTCTGAGACATAGTCGCATGTATGGCCAAGCTGGTGGGATTGCAGCAGTTATAGGGGCATCACTGATATTGGGAAGGAAAAACTACGGCACTCCAAGTGAATTTGCAATTGCTAGAACCGCAGAAGCTACCATCGGATTAATATGCTTCGTCGCAGTGGAGATTCTGTTCCATCCTTCAAGATCTGCAACACTAGCAAAAACAGAACTCTCTAGGACCTTAAGAGCACTTCAAGATTGCTTTAAGGTAATAAGTCTTCATACtgatcaaaaagaaaatttgagagaATTAATGCGAGAAAAGCAGAAGCAGCTGAGATATCATGTCAGGGAACTGCAGAATTTCATTGCAGAAGCTGAATTGGAGCCAAATTTCTGGTTCCTGCCATTTCATTGTGGTTGCTACAATAAGCTTCTAATATCTATTTGCAAAATGACAGATTTGCTACACTTTACTATCCATCTAATTGGATTTCTCTCAGCAGCATCCCAGATGCTGGGAGTCACTTGGGAGGAGATCCAAGAACAGATAAAGAATGTCCTAGAACATCTCGTGGACAAAACAGGCTCTTTATCAAAATGCCTGGATAAGGTATTACTAGTTAAGTCTCTGGAAGAGATTGAAAAACAGTTGCAAATGGAAAGTGTATCCCAAGACCTTGAGTTGGGAAAATCACCAAATGCAGATGTCTGTACACGATTGGGGTATGAAGAAACCAGCATTTCTGAGATCGGAAAGTGTTTTCTTCAATATACAATCAGAGTGGCAGATAAGACAGAGTGTAATGAAGTCGAAGAGATGCTTAAGAGCCAAATGGTTCTATGTCTAAGCAGCCTAGGCTACTGTCTTAATGATTTGAAGAGAGAAGCCacagaaacagagaaagaaataGCCGAACTACTGAAATGGGAGAATCCAACAAGGCATGTAAATTTTCCTGAACTGTTATCCAAGCTTCATGCCACATGATAAAAATACAAACTCACACGAAACCTGTCAAATTGCAAGCTATACGAGGAAGCCTCAACGGTGACCCAGCTATTGGCAACCTCtggttcaatttcatttttctctGCAACTAGATAAAAGAGACAACAGAAGTGAATATGTGAACTAGGCCTTTTCAAAGCCTATGTATATATGTATCAAGGAGGTTTCAATGCAATTTGCAAAAAATTTTCGGGACTTATCCAATCCGGCAAGGCTATATTCAGGATAGTATGGATCAAGTGATTGACTATCCTCAGTTGAAATGCCACCCCCTCTTTCAGCTCCAACACAATGCGGTGCTGCTATACGTTTAAAGTATTTCTGTAGGGAATTCATTTCCACTAGTTGCTGCTAAAG
This window encodes:
- the LOC107958019 gene encoding uncharacterized protein yields the protein MAFTPRICFACSMVGCTTLYGPESVRHTITFPAFSYVTTILIVSDATLGDALRGCWHVLCASIQVILPSMLILRLIGPSRFNCGLAAVAVALSSFLIALPGSTHLTAKRIAFGQTVIIYVGAVIQGAKTGIIIHPIHVAASTALGTVASILAMLFPYPHLAYREVRKICRFYAENASNRFNLLVEAFCAKGDMAAHNLITDARLLSKAGAKLIGSIKDKHEGMLWEKPWLRFLKPKRSDPGEKLKEMDMPIQGMEWALTNCTSFPVRMMDEELVNVLQIEKKQIALKLEQAMRSVPFDAATTPDMKGENTDRSLWTQKAISTNHEDLSSFFFLYCMELLQDGPACILKNGEEAKIQESSQPKKQGKSRVKQMQSFRRENLLFAIKCSLSLGLAVLFGLIYNKENGYWSGLTIAISFVTGRQATFMVANARAQGTAMGSVYGILCCFIFKKLTDLRFLLLLPWIIFTSFLRHSRMYGQAGGIAAVIGASLILGRKNYGTPSEFAIARTAEATIGLICFVAVEILFHPSRSATLAKTELSRTLRALQDCFKVISLHTDQKENLRELMREKQKQLRYHVRELQNFIAEAELEPNFWFLPFHCGCYNKLLISICKMTDLLHFTIHLIGFLSAASQMLGVTWEEIQEQIKNVLEHLVDKTGSLSKCLDKVLLVKSLEEIEKQLQMESVSQDLELGKSPNADVCTRLGYEETSISEIGKCFLQYTIRVADKTECNEVEEMLKSQMVLCLSSLGYCLNDLKREATETEKEIAELLKWENPTRHVNFPELLSKLHAT